CAGAAGGGAATCTTAAAAAGATCGTCGACCGGATCCAGACAGCGTCAAGTCGTGGGGTCCATGTCATCTGTCTCCAGGAGTTATTTCGAACAGGCTATTTCTGTCAAGAAGAGAAGAAGGAATATCTCCGATTGGCGGAGTCGATTCCGGGCCCGACACTGGAGCTCCTCTCCCCTCTCGCTAAAAGAAATCAGATAGTGATCGTCGCCTCGATTTTTGAAAAAGACGAAGAACGCTACTTCAATACCGCTGTGGTTATCGACGCTGATGGACGGTTTCTTGGAAAGTATCGCAAGGTCCATATTCCGGATGATCTCAAGAATTATTATGGAGAATCCTATTATTTTCAAAAAGGGGATCTTGGTTACCCGATCTTCAAGACCTCGTATGGAACCGTGGGACTTCAAGTCTGTTATGACCAGTGGTTCCCCGAGGGGGCACGCGCGTTAGCCCAAGCGGGGGCGGAGATTATCTTTTATCCGACGGCGATTGGCTATAATAATACCCCAAATGAAATTGAAAGGGATGCGTGGATTACGGTTCAACGAGGTCATGCGATTTCAAATGGCGTTTTTGTCGCCGCCTGTAATCGGGTCGGTCAGGAGAACCATATTAATTTTTGGGGAACCTCGTTTGTCTGTGATCCGATGGGAAAGATATTGGGGAAGGCATCGGCCGATAAAGAGGAAACTCTCATTGTCGAGTGTGATTTGTCGAGGATTGAAGAGGTGAGGAAGGATTGGCCCTTTTTGAGGGAGTGTTAAGCTCCTAAACAAAAGTCGGCCATTCTTATACGAATCATTTCGGCATCTGCTACTGCCACACGAAGAGTTTTTAGTGTCGAGCGCTCCCCCTTGGTAATTTTTAGCTCGCCTTCAGTGAGCCCTAAAACTTCTCGAAGAAAAGAAACAACTGTTTGATTTCCACCCATTCGTGGGGCCTGGATGTCAAGAAGAAGAGATCCTTCGTCAGAACACCCCCTGATAGATGTCATTGTGGCATCAGGAGTCACCCTAACTGAAAAGGTATGCAGTCCCTGTATCATCGGGTGGCGGTCAATTTTTAACTGCCTTAGGATCTCCATTCGGGCTTCTCTTCCAAGAGTCCCCCAAGTTTTTCCCAACAAAAGGGAAGCGACTACCGCACTGGTCGTTAAAAACAGAAAACTTAGAGTCATCCTTCGAGTAGATGTGAATGTTGGGGAAACAGCCCGAGAATAAGAAGAACAATTTGTTGCCGAAGCGCGAGGAGAAGAAAGATCCGAGTTTAACAATGGTTGTTGCTTTCCAGCCAGAAGGTCTGAATTTGAAATTTGGAGATCAAAAGCCATAAACTCTTGTTAATTCTCGGGTAAAAGGCAAATTAGTTGCTAAATATTCATAATTTCGATTAGTTTACTGTCTTATGAACTGGTTCGTGCCCAAAGTGTCGCAGACGGCGTACTCTTACAGAATGCCCGCCGAATGGGAATTCCACGAGGCGACCTGGCTCGCCTGGCCTCATAATCCTGATACCTGGCAGGGACGTCAGAAATTTGTCTTCCCGATCTGGGTCGAACTGATCAAGGTGCTTCACCTCCATGAGAGAGTCCATATCCTTGTGAATGATGAAAAGATGGAGACAGAGGTACGAGCGAGACTCGAAAAAGCGGACATCGACTTTAAAAAGGCGAGGCTTCACAAGATTCCAACCAATGATTGCTGGATGCGGGATATCGGTCCGACATTTCTGTCCCCTCCCGCTTTAATTAACTGGGTTTTCAACTCCTGGGGCGAAAAATGGCCCCCGTGGGATCAGGATGCCCTTGTCTCCTCGCGGATCGCCGAAAAGATGAGACCCCTCCCCTTCCTTCGGCCTGGAATTGTCCTCGAGGGGGGATCGATCGAGACCAATGGTCAAGGAGTTCTCCTGACCACAGAATCCTGTCTTCTCCATCCGAAAAGGAACCCGAATTTAAGGAAAGAGGAGATCGAAAAAGTCCTCAAAGATTATTTAGGTGTCACAAAAGTCCTTTGGCTTCAAGCGGGGGCTCCTGAAGGCGACGATACGGATGGGCATATTGATAATCTGGCCCGTTTTGTCTCTCCGAATCAGATTATGGCACCCCATACGGATGACCCCAAAGATCTCAACTATTCTCTCTATAATGATAATCTCGACGCCCTAAAATCAATGACCGATCTGCAGGGGAAACCCTTTGAGGTTATCCCCCTCCCTGTTCCGAAACCGATCATTTTCAACAACACCCCGCTCCCCGCTTCGTATGCAAATTTTTATATTGCCAATGGTGTTGTGCTCTTGCCGATATTTGGTGATCCAAAAGATGACGAGGCGATTCGACTCTTCAAGACCCTGTTTCCGAAGAGGCGTATCGTTCCCATTTTGTCACGGGATCTGGTGATTGGATTTGGCGGGATTCATTGTGTGACGCAGCAACAGCCCCGCTAAAACTGCCCATCCGAAAGATATGTATAATCGGAGAGTGCCTTCCGATACTCATCAATCCAAGACATTCCGACGGAGGGCCGAAGACGATCCTCTTTGATCGCATCATCGATTAATTTCTTGAAATTTCGTGCCAGATCATTGGTGTCGTACTGCGTGTTGTGGAGGACCTGATCGATTGTAGAACCTGGAATCACCTCTTCTAGATAGAACCCTCCTTCTTCCTCGGGATCAAAAAAGACATGCACTTCATTCGTTCGCCCGAAGAGGTTATGCTGATCCCCCATGATATCCTGATAGGCCCCGATCAGGAAAATCCCGAGATAGTAAGGCTCTTTTTTAATCTTGTGG
This genomic window from Deltaproteobacteria bacterium contains:
- a CDS encoding agmatine deiminase family protein translates to MNWFVPKVSQTAYSYRMPAEWEFHEATWLAWPHNPDTWQGRQKFVFPIWVELIKVLHLHERVHILVNDEKMETEVRARLEKADIDFKKARLHKIPTNDCWMRDIGPTFLSPPALINWVFNSWGEKWPPWDQDALVSSRIAEKMRPLPFLRPGIVLEGGSIETNGQGVLLTTESCLLHPKRNPNLRKEEIEKVLKDYLGVTKVLWLQAGAPEGDDTDGHIDNLARFVSPNQIMAPHTDDPKDLNYSLYNDNLDALKSMTDLQGKPFEVIPLPVPKPIIFNNTPLPASYANFYIANGVVLLPIFGDPKDDEAIRLFKTLFPKRRIVPILSRDLVIGFGGIHCVTQQQPR
- a CDS encoding carbon-nitrogen hydrolase codes for the protein MPKRNKVSVGLIQMACTEDSEGNLKKIVDRIQTASSRGVHVICLQELFRTGYFCQEEKKEYLRLAESIPGPTLELLSPLAKRNQIVIVASIFEKDEERYFNTAVVIDADGRFLGKYRKVHIPDDLKNYYGESYYFQKGDLGYPIFKTSYGTVGLQVCYDQWFPEGARALAQAGAEIIFYPTAIGYNNTPNEIERDAWITVQRGHAISNGVFVAACNRVGQENHINFWGTSFVCDPMGKILGKASADKEETLIVECDLSRIEEVRKDWPFLREC
- a CDS encoding DUF167 domain-containing protein; its protein translation is MAFDLQISNSDLLAGKQQPLLNSDLSSPRASATNCSSYSRAVSPTFTSTRRMTLSFLFLTTSAVVASLLLGKTWGTLGREARMEILRQLKIDRHPMIQGLHTFSVRVTPDATMTSIRGCSDEGSLLLDIQAPRMGGNQTVVSFLREVLGLTEGELKITKGERSTLKTLRVAVADAEMIRIRMADFCLGA